In Candidatus Micrarchaeum acidiphilum ARMAN-2, the genomic window TAGAGGTCACAACAGACATAATAACAAAGGATGTTAAGACCAGCTTTGCACTTTCGTCGGCTAGCTTCTTCATACCAGTAATTGTTGTATTCGGCATAAGCACGTATTTTTTCGGCATGGGCTATGTTGAGGCAGCAGCGGTAAGCCTTGCTGTGTGCGTGCCTTCGATATCCATAATATCAGTACTAATAATGAAATACGACCTGCTCAGGCTTGAGGGAGGCAGGATAATGCTTTCTTCCACAGTGCTCAACGACATAGTCGCATTCACGGTGCTTGCAATGGTGATAGGCAGGACTGTGGAAGGATTTTACAAGGTTATAATAGCGGTGTCGGCCATTTACGTGCTGACTCTGGCTGGAGGCAAGTACCTTAGGAGATACTCTGAAAGAGTGCATGCCTTTTTCAAGCAACTTAGGAAAATGGAGGGCGGCGAGAACTTCGCGCTCGGAATCATACTGATGATAGGACTGCTCATAGCTGCAATATTCCAGTTTATCGGCATCACGTATGTGCTCGGGGCCTTCTTTGCGGGCATTCTGATAGAAGGCGCACTTATAGGAAAGCGCTTCTACAAGAGAGTCATAAGGACCTTGAACCGCCTTAACGAGGGCTTTTTCATACCTGTGTTTTTCAGTATAGCCGGATTGGACTTCATACTGCCTGCAGTAGCCACAGACGCGTATGCGCTGGCCGTAATATCCGTTGATGCAATCCTTGCGATAACACTTATTTATTTCATTTTTGAAAAGCGCTTCAAGGCAATAAGCCATAGGACGCTAATAGGCGTGATGGGCGGAAGGGGGGCAGTAGGCATAACCATAGGCACGGTGGCGCTAGAAGCTGGCCTGATAGGCAATGCCGACTACTCGGTAATCATACTGGGCACGATAGTGCTTTCGATAATAATGCCTGCCATAATAGACGCGCACATAAAGCAGAGGAGCAGACTGCGCAGACCTACCGGGGCGGCCGCAATAGACAAGCTGTGAGGGCGGTGCCCAGGACAAACCTGTTTATTTGACTTCAGGCATATCCGCGCCGTTCTGGTACTGGCTGGCGAGGCCGCTGCTGCCGTACTTTCTTTCTACGCCGGTCGGAAAGAAATAGATGCGGCCGTAGCCGAGCACATCGCCTGGCCTTATTAGTTTGCCTTCTTTGAAGTATGTTTTGGGCTGTCTTGAGAAAGGACCGGTATAGCCGGGATCTATCCAGCCATCCCATTTGTATGCTAGCCTGTGGTCAGCTACTCCGATATCTATCTTCTTTTTGCTTGTCACAAACTTCGTGAACAGGTATTCGCTGTAGAATATTAAGCCAATGTTTCTTGACAGGTTCATGCTCTCTGCGGTGTCTACATCTATGAATTCGCCTGGCTTCAGCTTGTACGGAAGCTCGACCTCGGTGCACAGCTCTGTGAACTTTGGCCTTTTCGAGAATACAACAGGTTCGCTTCTGGTTATTATCCTTGCTGTTTTGCCTGCGCGAACCTTAATGAGGTTTTTGCGCAGTGACAGTTCCGGCTCGACCTTGAAATAGCCTTTTGATGAAAGCGCCTTTATTTCGCTCTGCGAGAGCACTTCGTAGCCGTGGTCCAGCTCAAGGTGCATCTTATAGTCGTCTTTGCTGACATTTGAATTGAGGAATATATTTTTGCCTGCAAGCTCTTTGTTGGAGAACGAGTCAAAAAACACCATTAACTGTGCTATCCTGTCGCCTTTGCGCAGTTTTATGGGAAGCGGCGAGTGGTTTACTATGTCGAGGGCTATGTTGTAGTTTCCGAAACCTAGTGGACCCCATCCGCCGCCGGCTTGCATCAGCGGCAGGGTGAGGTAGCAGCCAAGGCGGCGCATGCTGGACCTCAGCTCGGTAAATGGCTTAAGGATATCGTCAAACATTATTGAGCTTTGAGTATCGACCGTTGTTTCATACCCGGGAAAAAGGGCAGAATTGTAGCGGTAGAAATCGTCGCTCTCAAACGAGCCGTTCACTGCCTCGGCGTCTTCAATGCCCTTGAATTTGAGGTCTAGGCTGGCAGGTTGGCGCTGCTTGTCGCTGAGCTTCGGATCTATTCTTAGCATATTTTGGGCTTCTGCCTCCTTTATGCCACGGTCTGTCAGAAGCCTGTTGCGGAAGCTGCTTCGCATAAGCGATAATAATGGTTATTATAATATTAATATGTTTTCAATTGCAAGTTTGGCTTGCCATCCGATTTTTAAGTTTTTTTAGAGCAATCGTTATATTGAGCAATTGCTTGGCCTTGATAAAACTTTAATATACAAACTTGTACGCCACCATTAAAGCATGGTTCTTTCTAGGATTGTTGAAACTTGTAATGTAAAATTTATTTTGGTCAAAATATTATTGTTTATAAAAGCAATCTGCGATCTTTACGGGGATTTATAAAACGCTGTGCTTTTCCTTTTTGTCTTTTTCTCCCATAAAAGCGGTATCATTGCTCTTAATAAATTAAATACTCAATTGCTTCGGTAACATGACCGGATAGCACTTTCACGTTCTCTACATTTTAAAATTTCGCTGCTTATATCATTTTCTTGTTCAGCTGTCTCTTTTTTGCTGCTTTATTCATAGTAAATCTAATGCAGTTCCAGTTTATTTAGTCTCATTTTGTTCTCAAAACATTTTGTATATCTGGTTTGAGAGTGGGCCCGTGGTTGTTCTCACTTGGGCTGTTTGTTATTTCAATCATTTTCTTTTTATATTGGATAATTGGATTTAGGCAGTCTGCAATATCTTTGTTGTTGCGCTCCAAAGCGATCATTTCGGCAGTCTTCCCTTCATTGTTCTTTAATTTCAGATTTGCATTTTTATCAACAAGGTAATTTACAATGTCAAGATGACCGTTCCATGCGGCGTACATAATTGCTGTCGTTCCGGAATTGTCTGCTGCGTTTATGTCTGCGCCGTGTTCGGCAAGGTACTTTAAGACTTCGAGATGGCCGAACCGTGCGGCATTAATAATTGCTGTTTCTCCGGTTTTGTTCTTTGCGTTTATGTCTGCGCCGTGTTCGGCAAGGTACTTTACAATGTCGAAATAGCCATCAAAAGCTGCAGTCATAATTGCTGTTTCTCCGGTTTTGTTCTTTGCGTTTATGTCTGCGCCGTGTTCGGCAAGGTACTTTACGACTTCGAGACGGCCGAACCGTGCGGCGTACATAATTGCTGTCGTTCCGGAATTGTCTGCTGCGTTTATGTCTGCACCGTGTTCGGCAAGGTACTTTACGACTTCAGGGTGGCCGTTCCGTGCGGCGTACATAATTGCTGTTTCTCCGTCTTTAGCTGCTGCGTTTATGTCTGCGCCGTGTTCGGCAAGGTACTTTACAGTATCGAGACGGCCGTCCCATGCAGCACGCATAAGCGCCGTTCTTCCTTTTTCATCCGGTGTAGCTATATCTGCGCCTATCGGTTGCTTATTAGATGTTTCTTTGTTTATAAATGTAATAATTCTCACCGGGCCATTGGTACAACTCAATACACCGCTCTCTTTTTCCTGATATATAAATATTACTTTTTATTAAAATTTATCAAACTTGATTCTTAAAATTTCAAATTTATACTGCCCCTTGCCTGTTTTTTCGAATAAATTTAATAGGAATGCTATCCTATTTCTAAATTATACAAATAATCCGGCGCGGGCTATTTCGCTTGTGATAGCCGAAGCTAGATCTTAAAACTCCAGGTATTCTTTGTATGGAGCTCATCCTGCCAAAAACTTTAATTCCTTATCTAATAGCTTCAAAAATCAAATGTTTCAAACAGGGCTTGGATTGTTGCTGTATTGATGAAATCGTTATGTCTTTACTTTCTTGAGCCTCAGTTTCCTGTTTGACTCATACATGCTATCGATTATGGATTTCTGGCGCTTGCTCCAGTCCTTGTTGCTTTTTCTTTTTATCCATTCTGCACGAAGCTTTACGAACTTGAGATTGTCGTCTGCATTCCGCTTTTTTTCTTCTGCCAACTCTTTAAGCAGGTTGCTCTTTTTCATATCTCATTACCCAATACCCTTTTGACCACTTCTGTTTTTATGTCTAACTTCTTTATGAAATTCTTTAATTCTTTCTTGTTTATGTTTTCCCTAAAGATAGTGTATAAATGTGCTGCATCCTCGTAATCTTTGTCGCTTCCTAAGTAAAGTTTGTACGCCAGCTGCAGCTCTATCGGACTTATTCTTATCCTGCTTTTTCCCATATCAACAATTATACCATTTTTTAAAGCATACCAGTTAAGCTCGTTTTGCGGGAATTTTATTTCAAAATTCGGATCAAAGGTATCCCTCTCTGCGAACCTTATGGAGCTTTTTTCATTAAGAATTTCATACGCGTCTTTGGCGCGCTTGGCATTTATGCAGTAATATTTTTTTGAATTGGTTATTTTATTGAATAAGCTGGAGAAATCTTTTATGGCCATGGGCTTTATAAAAATATCTATGTCTTCAGTATGTCGATCCATGCCAAAAAGTATTGCAATATAGCCGCTTACTATGACATAGTCGGAATTTAGGTATGATATAAAGTCGATCACCAATTTGTCAAGCATGGTTAGCTTTTTGCCAGTATATTTTATCATATTTTTGCTATACGTGTATTTCATACCTTATGTTTGACTCCTGGAAATTATAAATAGATGCTCCCAACGGGATTTGAACCCGTGTTGTGGGTTGAAGCCCCATATTTTAGGTTCGTATAACTATGGTGGTAAAGAGAGAGGCGAAAGTGGCTGTCTGCAAAATAGCGCACAGCACACATTGAGCTATAACCTATAATTAGAGCTCATCGTTACCAATAACGCCGTAATACTATGCTTTTTAGTTGGCAAGCTTGTTAAACTCGTCCAAGCTTATGTCCGCTTCGCGCATTATAGTCCTTACCATACCTTTGCCTATTGGCCTATGGGCCGGAATTACTATCATAATTTCGGGATTCCTTCCTCTAAAAATAGATGAATATTTGTGTTTGTCTGCAAGCTGCATTACTATGTGGCTGCCTTTCTGGTGTATGACTTTATAGCCTATTTTAGTTAAGGCTTTGATTACCCTGTCGTAATTTACTGGTACGAGCTTAGACACTTACCTGCACCATATCCACTGGCACCGGGTCGCCGTGTTTCTTAAGCGCTTCTAAATAAGCTTGGATGGCCTCCTTTATATTCTTCATAAGCTCCTTGCGGGTCTTGCCTTCCGTTGCGCAGCCCGGCAAATCTGGCACTCTGGCTATGTAAGTGCCGTCTTCGTCACGCTCTATCATTACCCTGTACTTCATTCTTTCCATAATAGAATTATGCGCATTTAAGGTATTAAATCTTTTCTGAGAAACTTCAATGCCCGCAAAATATACGAAGTTCGCAACTTCTCAGGCAAAAACTCGGCTTTTTAGGTAGACAAGATGACCACTTTGGCTATTTGCTCCCAACGGGATTTGAACCCGTGTTCTGGGGTTGAAAGCCCCATGTCCTTAGCCGGGCTAGACGATGGGAGCATTAGGCATTAGCCGGTTTGGCCAACGCTTAGATTTTAGTGTCAAGTATATTTATAATTTCTTTGCTTATTGAACCTTTTGAACGGTTGCCATTTATTACATAGTAGTTCTTGAAGTCCTTCTGCATCTCAAGGTATGCCAGCCTCGCCCTGCCCAGGAAGCCGAGCTTCTCGAACATCGTGGTGGTGGACTTCTGCTTGAAAAGCTCGCCGTCCTTCTCCATCAGAGCAGTCTTGTTCTTCAGGAACTCTGCTGCGCGCCGGTTGAGCCTTTCCACGGCCTTTCGGGGATTCGCATCTATTACGAAAGTTATATCTGGAGGTATGAATTTCCTGTTGATGCCGACCAGAAAGCGCTTGTCTATGCCGGCTGCGGTGCCGTACGCTATCGTGGAGCCTATGTACCTGTCTGTTATTATCACCTTGCCTTCAGATATCGAGGGCATTATCGTGGTCTCTAAGTGATACGCGCGGTCCGCAGTAAAAAGCATCTGCATTGCAAGGGCGTTTATCGGTTTCTTCGAAACCACTATTTCCTTTATCAGCTTGCCTATTGGCCCAGAAGTCGGCTCCGCGGTCGTCACTGCAGCTATGCCGCTGGACTTGAGATAGCTGTCGAGCATCTCGGCCTGCGTGGACTTTCCGGATCCGTCTATACCCTCGAATGCGATTAGCAATTGCCCCACCAGTATTGTATTAGACTTATTTGTAGTACTATTTATAAATCTTTTTCAGCGTAAATCTTTGTGGTTTGCATGATACTCTCAGATGTCGATATATTGAACATGATAAAGAACAAAAGGCTCGGCATAAAGCCATTCGACAGGAAGATAGTCCGAGAAAACGGCATAGACTGCAGGCTCGACGACCAGATAGCACACCACGTTGTCCCAGATGCCGATTTTGTTATGGACCCTACAAATCCGGAGCACATAGCAAAGAGCTACTCCGTCATGAAAAACCAAAAGAAACTAATCATAAAGCCGCACGAGCAGGTGCTGCTTTCGACTTATGAAAAGCTTTCCATCCCGGACAGCGTTGCGGGGTTCGTTGAGCTAAGGAGCACTTGGGCAAGGCATGGGCTGTCAATGCCGCCCACCATTATTGATGCGGGTTTCGAAGGCACTGTCACCCTTGAAGTAATAAACAACGCCCCTTACAGCATAATCCTTAGGCCGAAGCAGAACTTTGCGCACATAATACTGGTAAAGTTGGACAACAAGTCTGAGAATGCCTATTCCGGATTCTACAGTGGACAGAACGGCATAAGGCTCCCAAAGGTGCTTAAGTAGGATTTGATAAAAAGAGCGAAGCAGATTCGTAGGCTGCCTCGCGGCCTAAACTGGATTTGACAAGCAGAAAGCGCAGGTTACCTTGATACAAGGTCGGAGACTTCAGAGCTGTCTGAACCTTCCTGGTGCTGCTGGCGTATGCCTGCAGATACAAGCACTACGTCTCCTATGTTCTTTATGTTCTTAAACAATATGCTTTTCTGCTGGAGCATCTTCCTTATCTCGTCTTCTTCTGAGCTGCGCCATTCTTCCATGAGCAGCCTGCTCACTTCGCCCTTCTCTAAATCTACAATAGCATCGCGAACCTCACCAAGGTATTGGCCGTTATCGCTATATATGTCCATATTGTATATTTCAGATATCTTCACTTGATCACCTAATGCATATAGACAAATTAAACTTTAAATATCTTGTGTATTCATACGATAAACCTGTGGGCTCCATATTTTTGTCGTTTGCTTATTCAAAAAATGAAACAACCAATAATAGCTTTTTTGCTGATTTTATACTGTGATTTTATGCAGGAAACAAAATTTGATCCTAAGAAGACTGCGCTTGTAGTGATAGACATGCAGAAAGGCATTGCTGCAGGAGATCGTAAACTGGCGCCACATACTGCCGAGGAGGTCAGGAGAAATGTGGGCATTGCAATCCGCAGGTTTAGGGATTCCGGCGCAAAGGTATTCCTTGTGCATGTTGCCGGAACCGACGGTGCTGATATGCTCAAGCCGCTGGTAGATGATGCACCGAACTGGGGCAGTCCGGGCCAAGATTGGGCTGAGTTCGTAGACGAAGCCAAACCCACGGAAAAGGATATTGTAATAACTAAGAGGCAGTGGGGCGCGTTTTACGGCACCGAACTGGACCTTCAG contains:
- a CDS encoding sodium/hydrogen exchanger, which produces MSFIIDLLLLFGVAVLLGRILESLRVPAIVGYIIAGVVLGNVVLKVVQPTAILSAIAEVALFFIILQIGIEVTTDIITKDVKTSFALSSASFFIPVIVVFGISTYFFGMGYVEAAAVSLAVCVPSISIISVLIMKYDLLRLEGGRIMLSSTVLNDIVAFTVLAMVIGRTVEGFYKVIIAVSAIYVLTLAGGKYLRRYSERVHAFFKQLRKMEGGENFALGIILMIGLLIAAIFQFIGITYVLGAFFAGILIEGALIGKRFYKRVIRTLNRLNEGFFIPVFFSIAGLDFILPAVATDAYALAVISVDAILAITLIYFIFEKRFKAISHRTLIGVMGGRGAVGITIGTVALEAGLIGNADYSVIILGTIVLSIIMPAIIDAHIKQRSRLRRPTGAAAIDKL
- a CDS encoding Ankyrin, with product MSCTNGPVRIITFINKETSNKQPIGADIATPDEKGRTALMRAAWDGRLDTVKYLAEHGADINAAAKDGETAIMYAARNGHPEVVKYLAEHGADINAADNSGTTAIMYAARFGRLEVVKYLAEHGADINAKNKTGETAIMTAAFDGYFDIVKYLAEHGADINAKNKTGETAIINAARFGHLEVLKYLAEHGADINAADNSGTTAIMYAAWNGHLDIVNYLVDKNANLKLKNNEGKTAEMIALERNNKDIADCLNPIIQYKKKMIEITNSPSENNHGPTLKPDIQNVLRTK
- a CDS encoding YcfA family protein, producing MSKLVPVNYDRVIKALTKIGYKVIHQKGSHIVMQLADKHKYSSIFRGRNPEIMIVIPAHRPIGKGMVRTIMREADISLDEFNKLAN
- a CDS encoding dTMP kinase; this encodes MLIAFEGIDGSGKSTQAEMLDSYLKSSGIAAVTTAEPTSGPIGKLIKEIVVSKKPINALAMQMLFTADRAYHLETTIMPSISEGKVIITDRYIGSTIAYGTAAGIDKRFLVGINRKFIPPDITFVIDANPRKAVERLNRRAAEFLKNKTALMEKDGELFKQKSTTTMFEKLGFLGRARLAYLEMQKDFKNYYVINGNRSKGSISKEIINILDTKI
- a CDS encoding deoxycytidine triphosphate deaminase, which produces MILSDVDILNMIKNKRLGIKPFDRKIVRENGIDCRLDDQIAHHVVPDADFVMDPTNPEHIAKSYSVMKNQKKLIIKPHEQVLLSTYEKLSIPDSVAGFVELRSTWARHGLSMPPTIIDAGFEGTVTLEVINNAPYSIILRPKQNFAHIILVKLDNKSENAYSGFYSGQNGIRLPKVLK
- a CDS encoding isochorismatase hydrolase, with the translated sequence MQETKFDPKKTALVVIDMQKGIAAGDRKLAPHTAEEVRRNVGIAIRRFRDSGAKVFLVHVAGTDGADMLKPLVDDAPNWGSPGQDWAEFVDEAKPTEKDIVITKRQWGAFYGTELDLQLRRRHIDTIFLCGISTNIGVETTAREAYQHGYNVVLLEDAMSAMSKDEHDAAVKFIFPRIGIVRSTEQAMSMLG